The proteins below are encoded in one region of Lactuca sativa cultivar Salinas chromosome 3, Lsat_Salinas_v11, whole genome shotgun sequence:
- the LOC111885706 gene encoding B3 domain-containing protein Os01g0234100, protein MAAPVAEASNFPLQNSDLHLHKSIYDSDEDDFTISQLAESKTSLPTTPPPPSSTSLLGKRRKFKPVRYGVSTGEINAEKIHPKPNIVITDPSSNCLSSSKCSKSPVEITPAMILAEEIQSTLGSEHPSCIKLMAKAHVGSGYWMSFPQPFSKLFLPKTDSDMIIEDEKKKLHHIKFIAHKNGLSAGWKKFANRNNLLEGDVLIFQLIEQFKFKVYIIRANDSLLELKAQTENTIPETDTTTKKIKRQRSPTPLNESESEVLEGSRTSKPNLPSTFQGFQIMVKGQCIDSELPEDVKMSYYNLCNSRKELLHDCLPEDLYDKLVVGMIGETVKIANKIKKCKVTVTKEEFGVWDNSLKSFEFLGMKVGFLRERICRLSRFVLEAESRFDFEKYNEAKIEKKRIEDEIVGLKERCGELDVIVGGLKEKVGRHEVKFQEEVNAPW, encoded by the exons ATGGCAGCTCCGGTGGCCGAAGCATCCAATTTCCCCCTACAAAATTCCGATCTCCACCTGCATAAAAGCATTTATGATTCTGATGAAGACGATTTCACTATCTCCCAATTGGCTGAATCTAAAACCTCTCTCCCTACCACTCCGCCTCCTCCCTCCTCAACTTCTTTATTG GGCAAGCGAAGAAAGTTTAAGCCGGTGAGATATGGCGTTTCTACAGGTGAAATCAATGCGGAAAAGATACATCCAAAACCTAATATc GTAATCACCGATCCTTCCAGTAATTGTTTGAG CTCCTCAAAATGCTCTAAATCTCCTGTTGAAATCACTCCTGCCATGATTCTAGCTGAAGAGATTCAGTCAACCCTAGGAAGCGAACATCCCAGCTGTATAAAATTAATGGCGAAAGCACATGTTGGTTCTGGTTATTGGATG AGCTTTCCACAGCCATTCAGCAAGCTGTTTTTACCAAAAACAGACAGTGATATGATCATTGAAGATGAAAAGAAGAAGCTACATCATATCAAATTCATCGCTCACAAGAATGGACTTAGTGCAGGGTGGAAAAAGTTTGCAAATAGAAATAATTTGCTTGAAGGGGACGTTTTAATCTTCCAGTTAATCGAACAATTTAAATTCAAG GTTTATATAATCAGAGCGAATGATAGCCTTTTGGAGTTGAAGGCGCAAACAGAAAACACAATTCCAG AAACGGATACAACAACAAAGAAAATCAAGCGTCAGAGATCACCAACTCCATTAAACGAAAGTGAGTCAGAAGTTCTAGAAGGTTCTAGAACCTCAAAACCAAACCTTCCATCCACCTTCCAAGGTTTCCAAATCATGGTCAAAGGTCAATGCATTGACTCAGAGCTTCCGGAAGATGTAAAAATGAGCTACTACAATCTATGTAACAGCCGTAAAGAGTTGCTTCATGATTGTCTTCCGGAAGATTTGTATGACAAGTTGGTAGTTGGGATGATCGGTGAAACTGTAAAAATTGCGAATAAAATCAAGAAGTGCAAGGTCACGGTAACTAAGGAGGAATTCGGTGTATGGGATAATTCCTTGAAATCGTTTGAATTTTTGGGGATGAAAGTTGGATTTTTACGCGAGAGAATATGTAGACTTTCAAGATTTGTGTTGGAAGCGGAAAGTAGGTTTGATTTTGAAAAGTATAATGAAGCgaagattgaaaagaaaagaatTGAAGATGAGATTGTGGGGTTGAAGGAGAGATGTGGAGAGTTGGATGTGATTGTGGGTGGTTTAAAAGAGAAGGTTGGGAGGCATGAGGTGAAGTTTCAAGAAGAGGTTAATGCACCATGGTAG
- the LOC111885717 gene encoding cyclin-dependent kinase inhibitor 7 isoform X1, which yields MRTKASVVAEKRRKVGNGEPKSPFSQITTEKETETGTSAGDHNVVSCFSVNGSTEELEFADLKQDEFETIASCNLDTRASKPSTESKPPEMLKSKPSSTTTNCRRRTVPTAELEEFFTAAEKDLHKRFKDKYNFDIVNETPSEGRFEWVQLKP from the exons ATGAGGACCAAAGCTTCGGTGGTTGCAGAGAAGAGGAGAAAGGTCGGTAATGGAGAACCGAAGTCACCGTTCAGTCAAATTACGACGGAGAAGGAGACCGAGACAGGCACTTCCGCCGGCGATCACAATGTAGTGTCTTGTTTCTCAGTTAATGGATCAACAGAAGAATTGGAATTCGCAGATCTGAAG CAGGATGAATTTGAAACAATTGCGAGTTGTAATTTGGACACAAGAGCAAG CAAACCGAGCACCGAATCCAAACCACCGGAGATGCTCAAATCAAAGCCGTCGTCAACAACAACCAATTGTCGCCGCCGTACAGTGCCAACGGCTGAGCTCGAAGAATTTTTCACCGCCGCGGAGAAAGACCTCCATAAACGCTTCAAAGACAA GTACAATTTCGACATTGTAAACGAGACGCCATCAGAAGGTCGATTCGAGTGGGTTCAACTGAAGCCATGA
- the LOC111885717 gene encoding cyclin-dependent kinase inhibitor 7 isoform X2: protein MRTKASVVAEKRRKVGNGEPKSPFSQITTEKETETGTSAGDHNVVSCFSVNGSTEELEFADLKDEFETIASCNLDTRASKPSTESKPPEMLKSKPSSTTTNCRRRTVPTAELEEFFTAAEKDLHKRFKDKYNFDIVNETPSEGRFEWVQLKP from the exons ATGAGGACCAAAGCTTCGGTGGTTGCAGAGAAGAGGAGAAAGGTCGGTAATGGAGAACCGAAGTCACCGTTCAGTCAAATTACGACGGAGAAGGAGACCGAGACAGGCACTTCCGCCGGCGATCACAATGTAGTGTCTTGTTTCTCAGTTAATGGATCAACAGAAGAATTGGAATTCGCAGATCTGAAG GATGAATTTGAAACAATTGCGAGTTGTAATTTGGACACAAGAGCAAG CAAACCGAGCACCGAATCCAAACCACCGGAGATGCTCAAATCAAAGCCGTCGTCAACAACAACCAATTGTCGCCGCCGTACAGTGCCAACGGCTGAGCTCGAAGAATTTTTCACCGCCGCGGAGAAAGACCTCCATAAACGCTTCAAAGACAA GTACAATTTCGACATTGTAAACGAGACGCCATCAGAAGGTCGATTCGAGTGGGTTCAACTGAAGCCATGA